In Colwellia sp. M166, a genomic segment contains:
- a CDS encoding YceH family protein, whose product MITLSIEQCRIIGIMLEKETTTPEQYPLSINGITTACNQKSNREPVMSLSEAEVQDNVDELVKMNLLMIDHKASGRVSKYIHRFCDTEFGDLKFTTQQRAIICLLLLRGPQTPGELRTRSNRLADFTDVNEVESALNQLQNLNNQILVKKLERLPGKRESRYVQLFSVLDESELMEVNPAQTQVSRVEDDEQLVQRVLVLEQQVAALTEQVVCLTELLEDK is encoded by the coding sequence ATGATCACACTATCCATAGAGCAATGCCGTATTATTGGTATCATGCTAGAAAAAGAAACCACTACGCCTGAGCAATACCCTCTTTCAATTAACGGTATAACAACAGCTTGTAATCAAAAAAGTAACCGTGAGCCAGTTATGTCACTTAGTGAAGCTGAGGTGCAAGATAACGTTGATGAATTGGTAAAAATGAACCTATTAATGATAGACCACAAAGCCTCGGGGCGCGTGAGTAAATATATTCATCGCTTTTGTGATACTGAGTTTGGCGATTTAAAATTCACTACACAACAACGAGCTATTATCTGTCTATTATTGCTCAGAGGACCTCAAACGCCGGGTGAATTAAGAACACGTAGTAATCGTCTTGCTGACTTTACTGATGTCAATGAAGTTGAAAGCGCGTTAAATCAATTACAAAACTTAAATAATCAAATACTGGTTAAAAAGCTGGAACGTTTACCCGGTAAGCGGGAATCTCGCTATGTGCAATTATTCTCAGTGCTTGATGAAAGTGAATTAATGGAGGTTAACCCTGCTCAAACTCAAGTTAGCCGTGTCGAAGATGATGAGCAATTGGTTCAGCGAGTACTCGTATTAGAACAACAAGTTGCTGCATTAACCGAACAAGTAGTTTGCTTAACTGAATTGCTTGAAGATAAGTAA